In Bacillus sp. Cs-700, one genomic interval encodes:
- a CDS encoding DUF2243 domain-containing protein produces the protein MMTSKSNLSNRKSISKNRNLFSGILFGIGLAAFLDEVIFHQLLRWHHFYDKSTTDIGLISDGLFHAFSWFATIGGLFLLADLKRRNAFFLKRWWGGVLLGAGGFQLYDGTIQHKWMQLHQIRYVENILIYDLVWNASAVFMILAGFFLLKVTSKETVS, from the coding sequence ATGATGACATCTAAATCCAATTTATCAAATCGTAAATCAATTAGTAAGAACCGTAATCTCTTTTCGGGAATCCTATTTGGAATTGGTCTTGCTGCATTTTTAGATGAGGTGATTTTTCATCAATTGCTGCGTTGGCATCATTTTTATGACAAGTCTACTACGGATATAGGTCTGATCTCTGATGGTCTTTTTCACGCCTTCAGTTGGTTTGCCACCATTGGCGGACTGTTTCTATTAGCCGATCTTAAAAGGAGGAACGCATTCTTTCTAAAGAGATGGTGGGGTGGTGTATTATTAGGGGCAGGTGGCTTTCAGTTGTATGATGGGACCATTCAACACAAATGGATGCAACTTCATCAAATCCGGTATGTGGAGAATATATTGATCTATGATCTTGTGTGGAACGCTTCAGCTGTTTTCATGATCCTAGCTGGTTTCTTTTTATTGAAAGTTACCTCGAAAGAAACGGTATCTTAG